A window of Streptomyces marispadix contains these coding sequences:
- a CDS encoding Gfo/Idh/MocA family protein: MPELAVGLIGAGGIARAHLPAWLALGARVTVFTTDDSGQRLAAQYEDRGVRTAGGLAELLDAAEAVDVCTPTHTHRDVALAALRAGRHVACEKPLALTAEDVEELIAAAESAGVLLFPAHVVRYFPEYAAMAEAVAGGAVGEPAVLRFTRTGTYPVWSPWFADPALSGGLLVDQMIHDFDFARLLAGEVARVHACVRGHQEAPATAGCVAAATAVLTHDSGAISHVHGVWGLPDSQFRTTFRIAGRGGVLHHDSAQTKAFRVISQGTAAEGEGIPSTGLTESPFLTELREFAEAVRGGPAPRVTARDGLAAVRIALAAAESARTGLAVEPERPAGPVEAAGAAGARGARQSQEVTR; encoded by the coding sequence ATGCCGGAACTCGCAGTGGGCCTGATCGGCGCGGGCGGCATCGCCCGCGCCCATCTGCCCGCCTGGCTCGCGCTGGGAGCGCGCGTCACCGTGTTCACGACCGACGACAGCGGACAGCGGCTCGCCGCCCAGTACGAGGACCGGGGCGTACGGACGGCGGGCGGCCTCGCCGAACTCCTCGACGCCGCCGAGGCCGTCGACGTCTGCACCCCCACCCACACCCACCGGGACGTCGCGCTCGCGGCGCTCCGCGCGGGCCGTCACGTCGCATGCGAGAAGCCGCTGGCGCTCACGGCCGAGGACGTGGAGGAGCTGATCGCGGCGGCGGAAAGCGCAGGTGTACTGCTCTTCCCGGCCCATGTCGTGCGCTACTTCCCGGAGTACGCGGCGATGGCGGAGGCCGTCGCCGGCGGTGCGGTGGGCGAGCCGGCGGTGCTGCGCTTCACCCGTACCGGCACCTATCCGGTGTGGTCGCCGTGGTTCGCCGATCCGGCGCTCTCCGGCGGGCTGCTCGTCGACCAGATGATCCACGACTTCGACTTCGCGAGGCTGCTCGCCGGAGAGGTGGCCCGCGTGCACGCGTGCGTACGCGGCCACCAGGAGGCGCCCGCGACAGCCGGATGCGTCGCCGCGGCCACCGCGGTGCTCACCCACGACTCCGGGGCGATCAGCCATGTGCACGGGGTGTGGGGGCTGCCGGACTCGCAGTTCCGCACGACGTTCCGCATCGCCGGGCGCGGCGGCGTGCTGCACCACGACTCCGCGCAGACGAAGGCGTTCCGGGTGATCTCCCAGGGCACGGCCGCCGAGGGCGAGGGCATTCCGTCGACGGGCCTCACCGAGAGCCCGTTCCTCACGGAGCTACGGGAGTTCGCGGAGGCGGTACGTGGCGGCCCGGCACCGCGAGTCACGGCACGGGACGGGCTCGCGGCCGTACGCATCGCGCTCGCGGCGGCCGAATCGGCCCGTACGGGGCTGGCGGTGGAACCGGAGCGCCCCGCGGGGCCCGTGGAGGCGGCAGGCGCGGCGGGGGCCCGTGGTGCCCGGCAGTCCCAGGAGGTGACCCGATGA
- a CDS encoding Gfo/Idh/MocA family protein — protein MKVGVLSFAHVHAAGYAGLLRRMEGVEVLTSDPDAHSAPPGEERGAELAGRLGVEHVDSYRELFDWGPDAVVVAAENSRHRPLVELAAKHGVDVLCEKPLATTAEDGEAMVAACREAGVRLGVAYPVRFSPAYAALREAVRGGGTGPVLTVAGANNGRLPADARAWFTDAELAGGGALMDHTVHIADLLDELFGDATRAVEVYAQTNNLMYGEGSPGGVPGAGPGGEGRDDRRPVEVETAGLVTVRYDNGAVATIDCSWSHPDHHPTWGGLELQLVGERATVEMDAFGQVVSGFDDRRREGVLLPWGTDLDEAMMRSFLYGTDDENAVRVADGEAGLRSLRIALAGYASARSGQPVRLGD, from the coding sequence ATGAAGGTCGGAGTGCTCTCGTTCGCCCACGTACACGCGGCGGGCTACGCGGGGCTGCTGCGCCGCATGGAGGGCGTGGAGGTCCTCACCAGCGACCCGGACGCCCACTCGGCGCCGCCGGGCGAGGAGCGGGGCGCGGAGCTGGCCGGGCGGCTCGGCGTCGAACACGTAGACAGCTACCGGGAGTTGTTCGACTGGGGCCCGGACGCGGTGGTCGTGGCCGCCGAGAACTCCCGGCACCGGCCGCTCGTCGAACTCGCCGCCAAGCACGGCGTCGACGTGCTGTGCGAGAAGCCTCTGGCCACCACGGCGGAGGACGGCGAGGCGATGGTCGCCGCCTGCCGTGAGGCGGGCGTACGGCTGGGCGTCGCCTACCCGGTGCGCTTCAGTCCGGCCTACGCGGCGCTGCGCGAGGCGGTGCGCGGCGGAGGCACCGGCCCGGTGCTGACAGTCGCCGGTGCGAACAACGGGCGGCTCCCGGCGGACGCCCGCGCCTGGTTCACGGACGCCGAACTCGCGGGCGGCGGCGCCCTGATGGACCACACGGTGCATATCGCCGACCTCCTCGACGAACTCTTCGGCGACGCGACCCGCGCCGTCGAGGTCTATGCGCAGACGAACAACCTCATGTACGGGGAGGGGAGTCCGGGCGGCGTTCCCGGCGCCGGTCCGGGCGGCGAGGGCCGGGACGACCGCCGCCCCGTGGAGGTGGAGACCGCCGGGCTCGTCACCGTCCGCTACGACAACGGCGCGGTCGCCACCATCGACTGCTCATGGAGCCACCCCGACCACCACCCCACGTGGGGCGGCCTGGAGCTCCAACTCGTGGGCGAGCGCGCCACGGTGGAGATGGACGCCTTCGGCCAGGTCGTCTCCGGCTTCGACGACAGACGCCGCGAGGGCGTGCTCCTTCCATGGGGCACGGACCTGGACGAAGCGATGATGCGGTCGTTCCTCTACGGCACCGACGACGAGAACGCGGTGCGTGTGGCCGACGGCGAGGCCGGTCTGCGCTCCCTCCGCATCGCCCTGGCGGGCTACGCCTCGGCCCGCTCGGGCCAGCCGGTACGGCTCGGGGACTGA
- a CDS encoding ATP-binding protein: MRRGPGAAPGPVGRAVVWLNGTFGAGKTTTAVRVARLVPGARVFDTELVGEMLAKIPGLPDLGDFQHWPPWRHLVVETAAQLLGYVGGTLVVPQSVLVQRYWDEIAAGLAAVDIEVHHYVLHADRDTLTRRIVHDGTHTDHGWRLRHLPAYEAALGAWLAGAGQLVDTTGRQPEDVARVVAEDATGRPGAAPW, translated from the coding sequence GTGAGGCGGGGGCCGGGCGCGGCCCCCGGTCCGGTCGGCAGGGCGGTCGTCTGGCTGAACGGGACGTTCGGGGCGGGGAAGACCACCACCGCGGTCCGGGTCGCCCGGCTCGTGCCGGGTGCCCGGGTGTTCGACACCGAGCTTGTGGGCGAGATGCTCGCCAAGATCCCGGGCCTGCCGGATCTGGGTGACTTCCAGCACTGGCCGCCGTGGCGGCACCTCGTCGTCGAGACGGCCGCCCAGCTCCTCGGCTACGTGGGCGGGACCCTCGTCGTACCCCAGTCGGTTCTGGTGCAGCGGTACTGGGACGAGATCGCCGCCGGCCTGGCGGCGGTGGACATCGAGGTGCACCACTACGTGCTCCACGCCGATCGCGACACGCTCACCCGGCGGATCGTGCACGACGGCACTCATACGGACCACGGCTGGCGCCTGCGTCATCTCCCCGCGTACGAGGCCGCGTTGGGGGCGTGGCTGGCGGGCGCGGGGCAGCTCGTGGACACGACGGGACGGCAGCCGGAGGACGTCGCGCGGGTCGTCGCCGAAGACGCTACGGGGCGGCCGGGCGCGGCCCCCTGGTGA
- a CDS encoding transporter substrate-binding domain-containing protein, with translation MNARFRRSVLVLRALAVPAVLGLCASCTGSGDSKPDPGDAGSARSSQGGAPGGSLLGSGQVRVLVKNDQPGFSTREGKHGYRGFDVALSRFLARELGFGERLVGAPGSERERMLRQGTGDLAVATYTITDIRDKKIDFTAPYLKTYQGVLVRKGEKDIKQLDDLGGKRLCTAVGSTSDPGSAPGGQEREQIVKAVGRDARIALRSDHGACVKGLRDGEFDAVWTDRVLLEGFAQSDSGGDVEVVEDINIENRQFYGVGVPEGHEKDCRRINHKLKEFLRETWRDAFSEQFPRLADEDAGFEQHYKPTESEFKAYEEKSCGAK, from the coding sequence ATGAACGCACGGTTCAGGCGTTCGGTGCTGGTGCTGCGGGCCCTCGCAGTGCCGGCGGTGCTCGGACTCTGCGCCTCGTGCACGGGCTCCGGCGATTCGAAGCCGGACCCCGGCGACGCCGGGTCCGCGCGCTCCTCACAAGGCGGCGCCCCCGGAGGGTCGCTGTTGGGGAGCGGCCAGGTCAGGGTGCTGGTGAAGAACGACCAGCCCGGCTTCAGCACCCGCGAAGGCAAGCACGGCTACAGGGGCTTCGACGTCGCCCTGTCACGCTTCCTCGCCCGCGAACTCGGCTTCGGCGAAAGGCTCGTGGGCGCCCCGGGCAGCGAGCGTGAGCGGATGCTGAGACAGGGCACCGGCGACCTCGCGGTGGCCACGTACACCATCACCGACATCCGCGACAAGAAGATCGACTTCACGGCGCCGTACCTCAAGACGTACCAGGGCGTCCTCGTACGCAAGGGCGAGAAGGACATCAAGCAGCTCGACGACCTCGGCGGCAAGCGGCTCTGCACGGCGGTCGGCAGCACCTCGGACCCGGGCAGCGCCCCTGGCGGGCAGGAGCGGGAGCAGATCGTCAAGGCCGTCGGACGGGACGCGAGGATCGCACTGCGCAGCGACCACGGTGCATGCGTCAAGGGCCTGCGTGACGGGGAGTTCGACGCGGTGTGGACCGACAGGGTGCTGCTGGAGGGCTTCGCGCAGTCGGACTCCGGCGGGGACGTCGAGGTGGTCGAGGACATCAACATCGAGAACCGCCAGTTCTACGGGGTCGGCGTACCGGAGGGCCACGAGAAGGACTGCCGCCGGATCAACCACAAGCTGAAGGAGTTCCTCCGCGAGACCTGGCGCGACGCCTTCAGCGAGCAGTTCCCGAGGCTGGCGGACGAGGACGCGGGCTTCGAGCAGCACTACAAGCCGACGGAGAGCGAGTTCAAGGCGTACGAGGAGAAGTCCTGCGGAGCGAAGTGA
- a CDS encoding transporter substrate-binding domain-containing protein, translated as MSIEVMKGLPGFSTRSSSEYEYAGFDIALIDFLANRMHFDKYAHDVPAGDREQRLIDHDADLAVATYTITDARDEKIDFTAPYLKTYQGVLVRRDENSIEKVEDLEDRRVCSAAGSTSDPNTAKKKDQLKEALGASAKISLRKDYKTCVKELQNGNVQAVWTDKVLLEGFAETEPYSKDVKVVRDIKIENPQFYGIGIREGHEKDCRRINEKLKEFRAEAWRNTFSSHFPKLAESDQNFEQQYKPSEDEFKRYEAKSCSSD; from the coding sequence GTGTCCATCGAGGTAATGAAGGGGCTGCCGGGCTTCAGCACGCGCAGCAGCTCGGAATACGAATACGCCGGTTTCGACATCGCGTTGATCGACTTCCTCGCCAATCGGATGCACTTCGACAAGTACGCGCACGACGTTCCCGCCGGTGACCGCGAGCAGCGGCTGATCGACCACGACGCCGACCTGGCGGTGGCCACGTACACCATCACAGACGCACGCGACGAGAAGATCGACTTCACGGCGCCCTATCTCAAGACGTACCAGGGAGTCCTCGTACGCAGGGACGAGAACTCGATCGAGAAGGTCGAGGACCTGGAGGACAGGCGCGTGTGCAGCGCGGCGGGTTCCACTTCCGACCCGAACACCGCCAAGAAGAAGGACCAGCTCAAGGAGGCGCTCGGCGCGAGCGCCAAGATCAGCCTGCGCAAGGACTACAAGACGTGCGTGAAGGAACTCCAGAACGGCAATGTCCAGGCCGTATGGACGGACAAGGTTCTGCTTGAGGGATTCGCCGAGACCGAGCCGTACAGCAAGGACGTCAAGGTGGTCAGGGATATCAAGATCGAGAACCCGCAGTTCTACGGCATCGGCATCCGGGAAGGCCACGAGAAGGACTGCCGCCGGATCAACGAGAAGCTCAAGGAGTTCCGCGCGGAAGCCTGGCGCAACACCTTCAGCAGCCACTTTCCGAAGCTCGCCGAGAGCGACCAGAACTTCGAGCAGCAGTACAAGCCGTCGGAGGACGAGTTCAAGCGGTACGAGGCCAAGTCCTGTAGCAGCGACTGA
- a CDS encoding carbohydrate ABC transporter permease: MAVFPSTAAAGQAERRSHGTGAGTGTGTRRGAGANGGRGGRPRSQRAAYLFIAPIALGFLVFYIWPLLETFWFSFTTFGAFGGNSWVGGENYERVVRDVTVGKALGNTLLYMVMGLMTLPVAIVLADLMNRRGLRGVPVYRTLYFMPFVTMPAAVGLVWNWLYNGDFGMVNEALSWIGVDGRYWISDPSTAVYAIGVVMIWSHVGYYLIIFTAGIKAIPRDYYEAAEIDGAGPVRRFFRITLPLLSPSIFFASVICVINSLQQFDLIFVMMSPENPALGETQSIVTLFFKWAFDENSQGAAAALAFLLMLLIAALTYVQFRLQKRWVHYA; this comes from the coding sequence ATGGCTGTCTTTCCCTCAACGGCCGCGGCCGGGCAGGCCGAACGGCGCTCGCACGGCACAGGCGCGGGCACGGGCACGGGAACGCGCAGGGGCGCCGGCGCGAACGGCGGCCGTGGCGGGCGCCCCCGATCGCAGCGTGCCGCGTACCTCTTCATCGCGCCCATCGCACTGGGCTTCCTGGTCTTCTACATCTGGCCGCTGCTGGAGACGTTCTGGTTCAGTTTCACCACCTTCGGCGCCTTCGGCGGCAACTCCTGGGTCGGCGGCGAGAACTACGAGCGCGTCGTACGGGACGTCACCGTCGGCAAGGCGCTCGGCAACACGCTGCTGTACATGGTGATGGGCCTGATGACCCTGCCCGTCGCGATCGTCCTGGCCGACCTGATGAACAGGCGCGGGCTGCGCGGCGTCCCGGTGTACCGGACCTTGTACTTCATGCCGTTCGTGACGATGCCGGCGGCCGTGGGCCTGGTGTGGAACTGGCTGTACAACGGCGACTTCGGGATGGTCAACGAGGCGCTGTCGTGGATCGGCGTCGACGGCCGCTACTGGATCTCCGATCCCTCGACCGCGGTGTACGCGATCGGCGTCGTGATGATCTGGTCCCACGTCGGCTACTACCTGATCATTTTCACCGCGGGCATCAAGGCCATACCCCGTGACTACTACGAGGCCGCCGAGATCGACGGGGCCGGGCCCGTACGGCGCTTCTTCCGGATCACGCTGCCGCTGCTGAGCCCGAGCATCTTCTTCGCGTCCGTGATCTGCGTGATCAACTCCCTTCAGCAGTTCGACCTGATCTTCGTGATGATGAGCCCCGAGAACCCGGCGCTCGGCGAGACGCAGTCGATCGTGACGCTCTTCTTCAAGTGGGCCTTCGACGAGAACTCCCAGGGGGCCGCCGCGGCGCTCGCCTTCCTGCTGATGCTGCTCATCGCGGCGCTTACGTACGTGCAGTTCCGGTTGCAGAAGAGGTGGGTGCACTATGCCTGA
- a CDS encoding carbohydrate ABC transporter permease has product MPEPAPGTRDSGARDSGARDSGARDLAAQDIAATPSAVPSGPGARRGRPRPFGGRSRRIDPGALATHAVLSLGAVAMVFPFVWQVMTAFKTLPEAVRVPPSVLPETWNWAGFAQVFTAVPFGEMLTNSLLNTAGRTLGQLVFCSLAAYAFARLRFRGKNVLFAVFLSVLMVPPQLLVLPQHEIMQKLGLLNSVPALFLPGMFSAFGTFLLRQFFLAMPRELEEAARIDGAGPLRIFWSIMLPLVRPALAALAVITAMWSWNDLLWPLVVNTDPAKAPVSAGLISLEGQFMTNWPVLMAGSVIASLPMLLLYVLLQRHFVQGIALSGSKG; this is encoded by the coding sequence ATGCCTGAACCGGCCCCCGGCACACGGGACTCGGGCGCACGGGACTCGGGCGCACGGGACTCGGGCGCACGAGACCTCGCTGCGCAGGACATCGCGGCCACGCCCTCCGCCGTGCCGTCCGGCCCCGGCGCACGCCGCGGGCGGCCCCGGCCTTTCGGCGGGCGCTCCCGTCGTATCGACCCCGGTGCCCTCGCCACGCACGCGGTGCTTTCGCTGGGCGCGGTCGCCATGGTCTTCCCGTTCGTATGGCAGGTCATGACCGCGTTCAAGACGCTGCCCGAGGCTGTGCGCGTACCGCCCTCGGTGCTGCCCGAGACCTGGAACTGGGCGGGGTTCGCCCAGGTCTTCACGGCCGTGCCGTTCGGGGAGATGCTCACCAACAGCCTCCTGAACACAGCGGGCCGCACCCTGGGCCAGCTCGTCTTCTGCTCGCTGGCCGCCTACGCGTTCGCACGGCTGCGATTCCGCGGCAAGAACGTGCTGTTCGCGGTCTTCCTCTCCGTACTGATGGTGCCGCCGCAGCTCCTCGTGCTGCCGCAGCACGAGATCATGCAGAAGCTGGGGCTGCTCAACAGCGTCCCCGCGCTCTTCCTGCCGGGCATGTTCAGCGCGTTCGGCACCTTCCTGCTGCGGCAGTTCTTCCTCGCGATGCCCAGGGAGCTGGAGGAGGCCGCCCGCATCGACGGGGCCGGGCCGCTGCGGATCTTCTGGAGCATCATGCTGCCGCTCGTACGTCCCGCGCTGGCCGCGCTCGCCGTCATCACGGCCATGTGGTCGTGGAACGACCTGCTGTGGCCGCTGGTGGTCAACACCGACCCGGCGAAGGCGCCGGTGAGCGCGGGCCTGATCTCCCTTGAAGGGCAGTTCATGACGAACTGGCCGGTGCTGATGGCCGGTTCGGTGATCGCCAGTCTGCCGATGCTGCTCCTCTACGTGCTGCTTCAGCGCCACTTCGTCCAGGGCATCGCGCTCAGCGGCTCCAAGGGCTGA